The genomic segment GATTGCCACCAGCTGGGGCGCGCTTAAATATAAGCCCGAGCTGCTCGCCAGTACCGAGCCCTTCTTAATTTTATTTTTCCTGTTTTATGTAGGCATTGCCCTGCTCTACGCCCTGCGCCAACAAGTGGCACTTAAAAGCTATGTTGATGGCACGCTGATTTTTGGCACACCGCTGGCCGCCTTTGGCCTGCAAGCTGCGCTGGTCCATGATATTGAATTTGCGCTCGCTGGCAGCGCCGTGGTGCTTTCAGCTTTTTATCTGTCGATTGCACAGTTTTTAAGGGCAAAAAAACGCGACGAGCTGCGTTTGCTGTTTGAAGCTTTACTTGCGCTGGGCGTGCTGTTTGCCACGCTGGCCATCCCACTGGCCTTTGATGCCCGCACCACTGCCGCCAGCTGGGCCGTTGAAGCAGCAGCGATTATCTGGGTGAGCTTACGCCAAGAGCGGCTGCGATCACTCTGCTGCGCTCTGGCTTTGCAAATCATTGCAGGCATTGCCTTCTTTAACCATAGCGGCCCCTTAGCCGACAATGCCTTAGCCATCCTGAACAGCGGCTATATCGGCGGCCTGATGCTGGCGCTATCGGGCTTATTCAGTGGCTATTTAATGCAAAAAGAAGCGGCTCTGGCTTGGTTTAGGCCTGGAAAAATGATTTCCCCCCTTCTCGCAGCGTGGGGATTACTGTGGTGGACAGGCGCAGGCCTAAATGAAATCTGGCAATTTATTATCCACACAGAGCAGTCCTCAGCCATCGCCCTATTTGCCGCTTTCAGCGCATTGCTTGCCAGCCTAGCTTGCAAAAAATGGCAATGGCCGCTGCTGCGCCTGCCCGCTCTGGCGCTGTTTCCTCTGCTGGCGCTAATCAGCATGCCGGTGCTGGCAACGCACACTCACCCACTGGCAGGCTGGGGCTTGCTGGCATGGCCGCTGACCCTGCCGCTGGCACTTTATTTATTATGGCGGCATGAAGACGAAGATCAGCAAGCGCTGCCCATCCTGCACACCGTCGGTATTTGGCTGGCCAGTATTTTAATTGCCGCCGAGCTGGCTTGGCTGATTAGCCAAGCCGTGCCTGAAGGCGTTTGGCGTGCTACCGCATGGCCCATCATCTGCGCCGCCGTGCTTTGGCTGCTGGCGAGCTACGGCAGCAAAATACGCTGGCCCATTGCCCGCTTTTCCCAAAGCTATTTTATTGCAGGCGCTGCTCCGCTGGCGGCTGGCTTACTGCTGTGGGCACTGTTTGCGCTGGGCAGCGACGGCAATCCTGATCCGCTGCCTTATTTGCCGCTACTTAACCCGCTTGATATTGCCCTTGGATCAGGTGTAGTGGCGCTCATAGCCTGGAAGCGAAAGTTACTAAGCCTGCAGCTGCTTGATCTATCCAAATGGACAGCCCCTGTTCTGCTGACGCTGGGATTTTTATGGCTGAACGCCGAATTACTCAGAGTCTTCCACCATTGGGGCGATGAGATTTACAGCCTGAGCACGCTGCTTGATTCGCTCAGAATACAAGCGGTATTTGCGCTGTTCTGGAGCAGCGCATCCATCATCGCCATCCTGATGCTGAAACGCTTTGCCACAGAGGCGTCTTACGCATCGGTGGCAAGCCGCCATGCGCTACGCGGCATATTACTGGTGCTTTGGGCATGGCTATTGGCGGCTAACTTTAACGATGGCAGCTTGCTCAATATTCGCTATCTGCCGCTGCTTAATTTACTGGAGCTGGCACAACTCGCAGTGCTTGGCGCGCTGTATCTGGCATGGCGTGATTTTAAATCGACTTCCGCCGATGCCGAGCTACCCAGCTGGCTGGCTTACACCGCCCTCGCTACCTTATTTATCTGGTTTAACGGCGCCTTGCTGCGCGGCCTGCATCACCTGCTGGCGTTTCCGTTTTCTTTATTAGAAGCACTGCATTCCAGCAGCTTACAACAGATATTCATGCTGGCATGGGGGCTGTTTTCACTGGCGGCACTGCAATTTGCCAAACGGGACAGCATGCTGCGCCTGCTGGCCATTGCCTGCGCACCGGTGATGTTGGTGATGTGGCTATGGACTTTCTACGCCAACCTCAGCCAGGCCGGCAGCCGCTGGCCGCTGATCAATCCGCTGGATTTAATTCAGATCGGTATCTTTGCCCTCTTGGCGCTGTGGCTCTACCGAGTGGACAAGCTGCGCGGCGGGCTGCCAGTGCAATGGCTAAAAATCGGCGCAGGTGCCACGCTGTTTGTCTGGCTGAACGGCGTATTGCTGCGCACCTTGCATCACTGGGGCGATGTGCCCTATCAGCTGGGGCCACTATTGCAATCGACACTGGTGCAAGCTGCGCTTTCAATATTCTGGACGTTACTTGCCTTTGGCTTAATGCTCTATGCCACCCGAAAAACCGACAGATCACTCTGGTTTAGCGGCGCGGCACTGCTCGTCATCGTGGTCGGCAAGCTGTTTATGCTTGATCTGTCCAGAATCAGCGGCATCGAGCGCATCATCAGCTTTATTGGTGTGGGCGTCTTACTGCTTATCATTGGCTATTTATCACCGCTGCCGCCCAAAAAGGAAGAGCCATGAGATTAATCTGCACGCTGATCTTATGTATCAGCCCCCTAGTTTGGGCAAAAAAACCCACGGCAGCGCCGCTGCCTTCGCCGCTAACACCTGCTGTTTTCAGCCATCAGCAAGCCTTGTTATTAAGTGAATCATCGCCCTTTTACCGGCTGGGTGTGCCTGTCACGGTATATCAATTTAGCCAGAGGGCCGACTTAGGCGATTTACGGGTTTTCAACGCGGCGGGCGAGCTGGTGCCCTATGCGCTGGAAACAAACGCAGCACCTCAACAAAATCAGCTCAGCCAGACCGCCCTGCGTTTTTTTCCTTATGGCAGCAAGTCCAGCACTGAGCAGCGTGATGTTTCGATTCAAATCAGCAGCAACGGACAACTCAACGCACAGAGCCATACCGTCAGCAAGCAGCAGGAGCTCAGCTATATTGTTGACGCCTCGCAAATCAAAGGGCAGCTAGAGTCGCTGATTCTGAGCTGGCAGGAAGCCAACTATCAGGGCCAGATCAGGCTAGCTGCCAGTGACGATTTGCAACAATGGCGGGCGCTGGGCAGCACAGAAATCATCCAGCTTGATTATCAAGGCCAAACGCTCAGCCAGCCGAAAGTGGAATTGGGCGGCATCCGCGCCAAATATCTGCGCATCAGCAGCGACTCCCCGCTTACACTTAAAGAAGTGCGCCTGCAATCATCCATAGCGCAATCTGCCCCGGCAAAAAGAGCATGGCTTGCGCCTGTCACCGCACAACGTCAACAAGCCGGAGAATATCAATTTGATCTGGGCGTGCATGCCCCAATTGATAGGCTGGAGCTGACCTTGCCGCAGCTCAACACCGTGGTGCAAGCATCGCTGGCCAGCCGCGCCACCCCTGCCGAGCCCTGGCAGAGCGAGCAAAGCACCACGCTCTATCGCTTACAAAGCAAATCCAGCGAAGCCCACAGCCCTGCGCTATCCATCAGCCCCAACAACCATCGCTACTGGCGTTTAAGTGTGAATCAAAGCAGTGGCGGGCTAGGCCAAGGCCTGCCGCAACTGAAAGCGGGCTGGATACCCCAGCAAATCGCCTTCGTCGCCCGCGGGCAAGCGCCATTTGTATTGGCCTTTGGCAATGCACGGGTAAGCAGCGCGGCACTGAATACTGCAGATCTAATCATCGGCAACGTAGCCGCGTCAGCAACAGCGGGCGCTCTGCTCACTAAAACAGCTGCTCCGGCACCAGCTCTGGCCAGTTCCCCCTCATCCGCTCGCAGCTATGGACTATGGGCGGCTTTGGTTTTGGCAGTAGGGGTATTGGGGGCGATGGCCTGGAAACTGATCCGGCCAGCACAGGAGTAAGCCATGTCGGATCACTTTTCACAGGTTTCAGCACACTATTTCACAAGTAGACCGCATTACCCCAAAGCTCTTTTTGAGTGGCTGGCTGGGCTCTGCCCTGAGCGGCAACAGGCATGGGATTGTGGTGCGGGAAGTGGTCAGGCAAGCACTGATTTAGCCTTACACTTTGAATCTGTCCTGGCCAGTGATATCAGCCAAGCACAGCTTGATTTACTCCCAAAAAATCCAAAGATACTTACCCGGTGCACCAGCGCAGCAGATAGCCATCTACTGCCCAATAGCGTGGATCTTATTTGCATTGCTCAGGCACTGCACTGGTTTGATTTGGATGCTTTTTATACGGAAGCAAAGCGAGTTTTAAAAAAAGAGGGGCTGATTGCCGCTTGGTGCTATGGCACGCCCATCATTGGCGATGAGCATATTAATCAACTATTCCAGGACTTTTATCAAAACGGCGTGGGCGCTTATTGGCCACCAGAGAGAAAACACGTTGAAAATGGCTATGCCAGTCTGTCTTTTCCATTTTCCCAGCTATGCAGCCCAAACTTTGAGCTTAGAGAAAAATGGCAGCTAGAGCAATTATTGGGCTATGTGCAAAGCTGGTCGGCCACTGCACTATTTATTCAGCAGGAAGGGTATGACCCCGTTGATACACTCAGGAATGCTTTGGCTGAAGAATGGCAGACTGAAATCACCATCATCTGGCCGCTTACCTTATTAGCAGGGCGTACAGCTTCTTAGCTCTTATTTATTTTACGTATTTTATTAACAATTTATTGAGTTCGCCAGAGCGTTTCATTTGCTGTATTTCTTTATTTATTAAATCTCTCAGCGCTTTGCCCAGCGGGTCTTTTTTGGTAAAGATCATATGGAATTTATTTTCTTCCACGCCTGGCAATATCGCCATACCCAGCTGGGCATCCCCTATAAAATCGTAGGCCCCAACCTCACCCATTCCCGTAATTGCTTCAATATCTTCAGCAAAAACATCGACCCGGCCTGCATGCAGCATTTTAACTAAAGCAATGTAATCTACCGTTCTGCTTATCTTTTCTTTATTTACATCCACCAGCGCTGAATAGGCATAGCCGTTGATACCCCCCATTGTGTAATTATTTAAATCAGCTTGTGATTTAATACTCAACCCCGTGGGGTGTGTTTTTTTAGAGTAAAAATAATAATAATGTGTTTGATAAAATGAATCAGAAAAGAGATATGCCCGTTCACGATCCGGGTTTTTTGTTGCATTTAATATCATCTGATATTGCTTACCCTGCTCCACTTCAAACATACATCGTTTCCATGGCAATAATTCAATTTTATATTTAATTTTATTTTTTACAAAGACAGCCTGTATAACATCAACAGAAAACCCTTTAACACTCTGGGTTTTAACCCCCTTTTCACGCTCATAAAAGGTATAGGGCGGCCACTCTGCAACATCATCGCAGATATTAATCGTGGGCCATTCATTGGCACAGGCGGAAGCAGAAAGAAATAATAAAATCAGTCTATACATAAGAGCTCCACTGCAAATTTATGCCAGTGTAGACCATTTATGTGTTTGGAAAATCCGCTCAGAACAAAAGAGTGCACTCCCCCAAACCTATAAAAAAACATGGCAAGGGGAGCTTCAATCTTTATTTATTCATTTCACGCTGACGGCGGCTTTCAGCAAGAATAATCCCGCTGGCAACCGATACATTCAAGCTTTCTACCGAACCAAACATCGGGATAGATACCAAGGTATCGCAGGATTCACGCGTCAGGCGGCGCATGCCTTCGCCTTCATTACCCAATACCCAGGCCAGCGGGCCGGTTTGGTTAAAATGATGCAAGTCGGTTTTAGCATCGGCGTCCGTTCCCACAATCCAGACATTCTGGTCTTTTAAATCACGCAAAGTACGCGCCAAATTAGTGACCATGATGTAAGGGATAACTTCAGCAGCGCCGCAAGCCACTTTAGATACAGTGGCGTTAATGCTCACCGATTTATCTTTAGGTGCAATCACAGCATGCACGCCCATTGCATCCGCCACGCGCAGGCAAGCGCCCAGATTATGCGGATCGGTAATCCCATCCAGAATCAGCAAAAATGGTGGCTCGCTCAAGTCTTCCAGAACGTCTTCCAGCACCACATAGGATTTACCCGCATCAATCATCGCCGCTACGCCTTGATGGCGGGCGTGCCCTGTCATGCCATCCAAGCGGGCGGCATCCACCATAATCACATGCACACCCTGCTGCTCTGCTAATTTCAGCAGCTCTTTAGCGCGTGGGTCAGCGCGATTGCCATTAAAAAACAATTCTAAAACGCTGTCTGGAAAACGCTTTACACGGGAAGACACAGCATGAAAGCCGTGAATTAATTTTTTTTGCATCAGTTCTGTACCTAATAAAACGCCGACCCTCTTTATAGATCACCATCATCAACCGCTCTTCAGGCGATTTCAAAATGAATTATAAAATGGAGTCGGCTGTTACCAGCCCTTGCCGGGCCAGATAAATCTCGAGATCATCTGCCGATAATGCACGAGAATATAAATATCCCTGCACACTTTGGCAGCCACTTTTGCGCAAGAATAACATTTGTTGCGTCGTTTCTACGCCTTCACCCACCACAGAAAGGCGTAATTTTCGCGCCATGGCAATAATTGCCTCGGTAATGGCCGCATTATCCGTGTCTTCCGGCAGCCCCTCTACAAAGGAGCGGTCAATTTTCAGGCTATCAATCGGGAAGTGTTTCAGGTTTGAAAGCGATGAATAACCCGTACCAAAATCATCAATGGCCAGCATCACGCCCATGGCTTTCAGCTCATTCAAGGTCTGCACAGCGCGTTGCGGATCCTGCATGATCATGCTTTCAGTAATTTCAAGCTCTAAACGGGAAGCAGCAAGGCCCGTATTTGTGAGCGCCATTTTTACCTGCTGCACCAGATTAGCTTTTTGAAACTGGCGGGGCGATAAATTCACTGCTACATGAGGAATATTAAAACCTGCATCCAGCCAGACACGCATTTGCCTGCAAGCCTCAAACAACACCCATTCTCCAATGGCAACAATCAGGCCATTTTCTTCTGCAAGCGGAATAAAACTTACTGGCGGCACCAGACCAAGGCTGGGATGATTCCAGCGGATCAGGCTTTCTAGGCCACTTAACTGCCCGCTTGCCAGATCAATTTTAGGCTGATAATGCAAACAAAATTGCTTACGCTCTAATGCATGACGCAAGCCGTTTTCCATCATCAGATGCTCTAGTGCCATATCATTCATATTGGCTGCAAAAAACTGCACATTGTTTTTGCCGGTTTCTTTTGCCCTGTACATTGCCACATCGGCATTTTTAAGTAGTGCAGCCGGTGTTTTACCATCGCTTGGATAAACGCTGATCCCGATGGAGCAACTGACAAATAATTCCTGGCCATTAATCAAACAAGGCTGAATCAAGGCCTGGCGCAAACGCTCCGCCACTTGGCCCACTTGCTCAAGGCACACCGTATTTTCAAGTAAGATAGTAAATTCGTCGCCGCCAATCCGGGCCAGTACATCCTTTTCATTTAAAGCATTTTGTAAGCGCTGCGCCACAATCACCAGCATTGCATCGCCAACTTCATGCCCCAGAGTGTCATTAATCGTTTTAAAGCGATCCAGATCAATAAAGAGCACCGCAAACTGGCTCTCTTTTGCCCGCTGCACCGCACTGTGCAGCTGATCCTGCAAGGCCATCCGATTATATAAGCCGGTCAGCGGGTCATGATTTGCCAGATGAAACAAGCGCTGTTCAGCTTCTTTTCTATGGGTGTAATCAGAAAAAACACCCACGTAATTACTCATTCCACCTTGCTCATCCCGCACCGCGCTGATAGACAGCCAAGCCGGATAGGTTTCACCATTTTTCCGCCGGTCTTCCATCTCACCCTGCCAATGCCCATAAGCCTGCAGCTCGGAGAGCATGGATTGATTAACGGCCCGCCCGCTGCCGCGCTGATTAAACATCCGAGAAACACGGCCAATGGCATCTGCAGAATCAAAACCTGTAATCCGGCTGAATGCCGGATTCACCGCCACAATTCTGGCGTTGGCATCGGTAATCAGAATGCCTTCACTGGCATTGCCAAATACCTGAGCAGCAAGGCGAGTGCTTTTTGCGGCTACAAATTCTTCCTGATTTGAAGCCGCCAGCACCACCCCCGTTACGACGACAGAAAGCAGCAGCAATAAGCTCGATAACAAGCCGCCGGGCCACACCGAGCCAGAATGAGAAAAAATGGCCAGTAAACCGACCACAATCCCAAGCACACCATTACCCACATGGCCTAAACGAAGGGCAGACCAAATCATAAGTGGAAACAATAAAAACATCAGCTCCTGATAGCCATGAAACTGTCGCAATAAAATGGCACCAAAGCTGGCGATGGCCACTATCAGCATCATTTCAGGCAAACGCCCAGGCCAGACAATGGCTTTTTGGTGCAATAAACCAAGGCAAAGAGGAACAACAATCAGAATAAATAAGGCGTCGCCCAGCCACCATGAAACCCAGTCAGAAAAAAGGGCAACAGAAGGAAGGGGAAAGAAAACACTTTGAATCAAAACGCCACAACTGGCCCCAAAAAAGGCCCCCACCAACGGGCCGGCAAGGATTAATCGCAAGCTGTCTTTTACCCTCAGCTCTCCATCCAGCACAAACCGCGGCAATAATGAAACAATCAGTAAAGGCTGCAAAACCTCAAGTAAAGAGAGTTGCACCACACCCCATAAAGGGTAACCTTGTAAAGCTGGCAACAGCCACGAAACGGATGCAATCGTCAATAAAGTACGTGAACCGCATAATAATAATGCCGCAACACCCACACCGGTATGTAAGTTAAATAAATGCTGCCCCGATGACAACTTCCAGCTAAGAAACCCAGACAGGCTATATACTGAAGCAATAAGAAGCTGCTGTAGCCATGGCCTACGCATTAATATTGCTCTCCCCAAAACTAATTATTTTTTTAGATACCTAACAGGTAAATCTAATATTTGGTAAGCATCATTAGATAGTTACCCAAAAAAATCAAGCCCCAGCTTTCTCAAACAGATCAGGCAGGACGGGTATAATCCGCCACTACGCTTTCTAAGAATGCCATCTGCCATGACACTACCTGCACTTCCACTGAACGGCCAACGTACCCAAATCAATGCCTTACATGGCTCCGGCGATGCTTTGGCATTAAGCCATTACGCCGATGTTTCGCATCCTTTGGTGGTGTTTACATCCAATGCGCAGGTGGCCAGCCGCTTAAAAGAAGAGCTCAGCTTTCTGGCCCCAGAAAAAAATATCGTGCTTTTCCCTGATTGGGAAACGCTGGCCTACGATCATTTCAGCCCTCACCACGATTTAATTTCAGAGCGTCTGGCGGCTTTATGGCAAATCCGTCAAAACCAGGCTGATGTCGTGATTGTGCCGGTACAAACGGCAATGGGTGTTTTACCCCCGGTAGAATATCTGGCGGCTTACACTTTCTTCCTGAATAAGGGAGAGAAGCTTGATGCAGATCAGCTGCGTGCCGATATGGCCTTTGCAGGTTACAGCCACGTTACCCAGGTGTATGGCCCGGGTGAATTTTCGATTCGTGGCGGCTTAATTGATTTATTCCCCATGGGTTCTACCCTGCCTTACCGGCTGGATTTATTCGGCGATGTGATCGAAACCATCCGCACTTTCGATGTAGACACCCAGCGTAGCCTTTATCCTGTTCCCGAAATTCGCCTACTGCCCGCGCGTGAGTTTCCGCTGGATGAAAAGGGACGCACCCAGTTCAGGCAGCGCTTTAGGGAAGTATTTGAAGGCGACCCTAGCAAGGCGCGTATTTATAAAGAAATTGGCAACGGCAGCACCCCGGCCGGGATTGAATACTATCTGCCACTGTTTTTTGAGCAAACCGCCACGCTGTTTGATTACCTCCCCAAAGACGCGGTGTTGGTGCAGCATGGCGAGTTATTGCAGGCTGCCGAGCAATTCTGGGCGGAAACCGCCGACCGTTACCGAAATTTATCCGGCGATAAAGAACGGCCGATTCTGCCACCTAAAGATCTTTACCTCAGCCCTGATGCCCTATTTAGCGGCTTAAAAAAACACCGTCGTATCGAGTTTATTAGCGGTGAGTCAACGTTAACCACCGCCCTGCCCGCTTTAAATGTGGACCGCCGCAGCGACAACCCGATCAGCAAGCTCAGTGATTTTATTGCCAGCTACAGTGGCCGTATCCTGCTCTGCGCCGAAAGCCTGGGTCGCCGCGAAACCATGGCACAGTTTTTTGCCGAATACGGGCTAAAACCCAAGCTGATCGACAATTGGTCCGACATCAAAGCGAGTAAAGATAAGGTGCTGCTAGCCGCAGCCCCCTTTTACCACGGCTTTATTCTGGATAACGACCACTTAGCCATTATCACCGAAGCCAATCTTTACGAGGTGGTAGCGCAAAGCCGTGGCAAGCGTCAGCAAAAACGCAGCAATACCGATGCGATGTTGCGTGATTTATCCGAGCTAAAAATTGGCGATGCCGTGGTACACGAAGGCCACGGCATTGGCCGCTACTCTGGCCTGACCAGCATGGATCTGGGCGAGGGTGAAACCGAACTGGTGGTCATCGAATACGCAGGCAACGATAAGCTCTACGTGCCTGTCAGCCAGCTACACGTCATCAGCCGTTATTCTGGTGGCAGCGCAGACGCTGCACCCTTACATAAACTGGGCAGCGGCAGCTGGGATAAATCCAAGCGTAAAGCGGCCGAGCAAGTCAGAGACACCGCTGCCGAGCTACTTAACCTTTACGCCCGCCGCGCCGCGCGTAAGGGCCATGCCTTT from the Iodobacter fluviatilis genome contains:
- a CDS encoding DUF2339 domain-containing protein; amino-acid sequence: MKASIIILIAMIWGGLQFGTGGAFGAGLLAFIAYILLSKKNPAPVQDSETSASGDHSPAQPVPGNTLTHTDPLSLEQRVLQLEQSLATLQNEMQQLKAQNNSQISPAFEASSTPISAAHPVENSWAASSLPTPPQEITPEISSPPLSLEINDISAVMPSETSTADSAAALPPLSRQTLSEETHDSTGLSSTEPQAAATPPSPQAAPSRPAPPLPLQPAEPDWLSVQLSKAFQMGKDWLLGGNTVVRVGILILFFGLAFLLKFAADNSMLPVELRFAGTAIGAIVLLVIGWRLRDKRREYALIMQGGGVGVLYLTAFTALKFAVIPAGFALVFLILVGVFSAILAIKQDARSLAVMGITGGFLAPILTSTGQGSHIALFSYFALLNAGIFAMAWYKTWRPLNLLGFVFTFGIATSWGALKYKPELLASTEPFLILFFLFYVGIALLYALRQQVALKSYVDGTLIFGTPLAAFGLQAALVHDIEFALAGSAVVLSAFYLSIAQFLRAKKRDELRLLFEALLALGVLFATLAIPLAFDARTTAASWAVEAAAIIWVSLRQERLRSLCCALALQIIAGIAFFNHSGPLADNALAILNSGYIGGLMLALSGLFSGYLMQKEAALAWFRPGKMISPLLAAWGLLWWTGAGLNEIWQFIIHTEQSSAIALFAAFSALLASLACKKWQWPLLRLPALALFPLLALISMPVLATHTHPLAGWGLLAWPLTLPLALYLLWRHEDEDQQALPILHTVGIWLASILIAAELAWLISQAVPEGVWRATAWPIICAAVLWLLASYGSKIRWPIARFSQSYFIAGAAPLAAGLLLWALFALGSDGNPDPLPYLPLLNPLDIALGSGVVALIAWKRKLLSLQLLDLSKWTAPVLLTLGFLWLNAELLRVFHHWGDEIYSLSTLLDSLRIQAVFALFWSSASIIAILMLKRFATEASYASVASRHALRGILLVLWAWLLAANFNDGSLLNIRYLPLLNLLELAQLAVLGALYLAWRDFKSTSADAELPSWLAYTALATLFIWFNGALLRGLHHLLAFPFSLLEALHSSSLQQIFMLAWGLFSLAALQFAKRDSMLRLLAIACAPVMLVMWLWTFYANLSQAGSRWPLINPLDLIQIGIFALLALWLYRVDKLRGGLPVQWLKIGAGATLFVWLNGVLLRTLHHWGDVPYQLGPLLQSTLVQAALSIFWTLLAFGLMLYATRKTDRSLWFSGAALLVIVVGKLFMLDLSRISGIERIISFIGVGVLLLIIGYLSPLPPKKEEP
- a CDS encoding DUF3999 domain-containing protein; translation: MRLICTLILCISPLVWAKKPTAAPLPSPLTPAVFSHQQALLLSESSPFYRLGVPVTVYQFSQRADLGDLRVFNAAGELVPYALETNAAPQQNQLSQTALRFFPYGSKSSTEQRDVSIQISSNGQLNAQSHTVSKQQELSYIVDASQIKGQLESLILSWQEANYQGQIRLAASDDLQQWRALGSTEIIQLDYQGQTLSQPKVELGGIRAKYLRISSDSPLTLKEVRLQSSIAQSAPAKRAWLAPVTAQRQQAGEYQFDLGVHAPIDRLELTLPQLNTVVQASLASRATPAEPWQSEQSTTLYRLQSKSSEAHSPALSISPNNHRYWRLSVNQSSGGLGQGLPQLKAGWIPQQIAFVARGQAPFVLAFGNARVSSAALNTADLIIGNVAASATAGALLTKTAAPAPALASSPSSARSYGLWAALVLAVGVLGAMAWKLIRPAQE
- a CDS encoding class I SAM-dependent methyltransferase, yielding MSDHFSQVSAHYFTSRPHYPKALFEWLAGLCPERQQAWDCGAGSGQASTDLALHFESVLASDISQAQLDLLPKNPKILTRCTSAADSHLLPNSVDLICIAQALHWFDLDAFYTEAKRVLKKEGLIAAWCYGTPIIGDEHINQLFQDFYQNGVGAYWPPERKHVENGYASLSFPFSQLCSPNFELREKWQLEQLLGYVQSWSATALFIQQEGYDPVDTLRNALAEEWQTEITIIWPLTLLAGRTAS
- a CDS encoding substrate-binding periplasmic protein, which produces MYRLILLFLSASACANEWPTINICDDVAEWPPYTFYEREKGVKTQSVKGFSVDVIQAVFVKNKIKYKIELLPWKRCMFEVEQGKQYQMILNATKNPDRERAYLFSDSFYQTHYYYFYSKKTHPTGLSIKSQADLNNYTMGGINGYAYSALVDVNKEKISRTVDYIALVKMLHAGRVDVFAEDIEAITGMGEVGAYDFIGDAQLGMAILPGVEENKFHMIFTKKDPLGKALRDLINKEIQQMKRSGELNKLLIKYVK
- the rlmB gene encoding 23S rRNA (guanosine(2251)-2'-O)-methyltransferase RlmB, which translates into the protein MMQKKLIHGFHAVSSRVKRFPDSVLELFFNGNRADPRAKELLKLAEQQGVHVIMVDAARLDGMTGHARHQGVAAMIDAGKSYVVLEDVLEDLSEPPFLLILDGITDPHNLGACLRVADAMGVHAVIAPKDKSVSINATVSKVACGAAEVIPYIMVTNLARTLRDLKDQNVWIVGTDADAKTDLHHFNQTGPLAWVLGNEGEGMRRLTRESCDTLVSIPMFGSVESLNVSVASGIILAESRRQREMNK
- a CDS encoding bifunctional diguanylate cyclase/phosphodiesterase codes for the protein MRRPWLQQLLIASVYSLSGFLSWKLSSGQHLFNLHTGVGVAALLLCGSRTLLTIASVSWLLPALQGYPLWGVVQLSLLEVLQPLLIVSLLPRFVLDGELRVKDSLRLILAGPLVGAFFGASCGVLIQSVFFPLPSVALFSDWVSWWLGDALFILIVVPLCLGLLHQKAIVWPGRLPEMMLIVAIASFGAILLRQFHGYQELMFLLFPLMIWSALRLGHVGNGVLGIVVGLLAIFSHSGSVWPGGLLSSLLLLLSVVVTGVVLAASNQEEFVAAKSTRLAAQVFGNASEGILITDANARIVAVNPAFSRITGFDSADAIGRVSRMFNQRGSGRAVNQSMLSELQAYGHWQGEMEDRRKNGETYPAWLSISAVRDEQGGMSNYVGVFSDYTHRKEAEQRLFHLANHDPLTGLYNRMALQDQLHSAVQRAKESQFAVLFIDLDRFKTINDTLGHEVGDAMLVIVAQRLQNALNEKDVLARIGGDEFTILLENTVCLEQVGQVAERLRQALIQPCLINGQELFVSCSIGISVYPSDGKTPAALLKNADVAMYRAKETGKNNVQFFAANMNDMALEHLMMENGLRHALERKQFCLHYQPKIDLASGQLSGLESLIRWNHPSLGLVPPVSFIPLAEENGLIVAIGEWVLFEACRQMRVWLDAGFNIPHVAVNLSPRQFQKANLVQQVKMALTNTGLAASRLELEITESMIMQDPQRAVQTLNELKAMGVMLAIDDFGTGYSSLSNLKHFPIDSLKIDRSFVEGLPEDTDNAAITEAIIAMARKLRLSVVGEGVETTQQMLFLRKSGCQSVQGYLYSRALSADDLEIYLARQGLVTADSIL
- the mfd gene encoding transcription-repair coupling factor encodes the protein MTLPALPLNGQRTQINALHGSGDALALSHYADVSHPLVVFTSNAQVASRLKEELSFLAPEKNIVLFPDWETLAYDHFSPHHDLISERLAALWQIRQNQADVVIVPVQTAMGVLPPVEYLAAYTFFLNKGEKLDADQLRADMAFAGYSHVTQVYGPGEFSIRGGLIDLFPMGSTLPYRLDLFGDVIETIRTFDVDTQRSLYPVPEIRLLPAREFPLDEKGRTQFRQRFREVFEGDPSKARIYKEIGNGSTPAGIEYYLPLFFEQTATLFDYLPKDAVLVQHGELLQAAEQFWAETADRYRNLSGDKERPILPPKDLYLSPDALFSGLKKHRRIEFISGESTLTTALPALNVDRRSDNPISKLSDFIASYSGRILLCAESLGRRETMAQFFAEYGLKPKLIDNWSDIKASKDKVLLAAAPFYHGFILDNDHLAIITEANLYEVVAQSRGKRQQKRSNTDAMLRDLSELKIGDAVVHEGHGIGRYSGLTSMDLGEGETELVVIEYAGNDKLYVPVSQLHVISRYSGGSADAAPLHKLGSGSWDKSKRKAAEQVRDTAAELLNLYARRAARKGHAFEWDFHDYAAFAAGFGFDETADQAAAIEAVLVDMRIDKPMDRLVCGDVGFGKTEVALRAAFAAVAGGKQVAVLVPTTLLAEQHFQTFSDRFSDWPIKVAEISRFRSAKEATATMKGMSDGTVDIVIGTHKLVQPDVEFNRLGLVIIDEEHRFGVRQKEQLKALRADVDVLTLTATPIPRTLAMSLEGLRDFSVIATAPNKRLAVKTFLAKFSDGIIREAVLRELKRGGQVFFLHNEVDTIDNMREKLTALLPEARVGVAHGQMRERDLEHVMRDFAQQRFNILLCTTIIETGIDIPNANTILMNRADKFGLAQLHQMRGRVGRSHHQAYAYLLVPEPEALSGDAKKRLEAIQMMDELGAGFYLAMHDLEIRGAGEVLGDSQSGEMQEIGFSLYSQMLKEAVKSLKKGIEPDLSQPLGVTTEINLRAPALLPAEYCPDVNERLSLYKRLAHCESNDDLDDIMQELIDRFGLLPAPAKVLLDCHRLRMIAGTLGIAKIDAADNAIVISFTTNTVIEPMKIIKLIQNKKNYKMSGQDKLRVEGNWPESTLRVVRVKELLHELSH